Proteins found in one Mangifera indica cultivar Alphonso chromosome 15, CATAS_Mindica_2.1, whole genome shotgun sequence genomic segment:
- the LOC123197649 gene encoding centromere protein V-like: MDEDLIVHNGGCHCGRVRWRVQAPSSVIAWKCNCSDCSMRANQSFIVPSQRFELLGDSKEFLTTYTFGTHTAKHLFCKVCGITSFYIPRSNPDGIAVTFRCVDPGTLSHVEIKLL; encoded by the coding sequence ATGGATGAAGATTTAATTGTGCATAATGGCGGATGCCACTGTGGAAGAGTAAGATGGCGAGTCCAAGCACCGAGTAGTGTTATAGCCTGGAAGTGCAACTGTTCTGACTGCTCAATGAGAGCCAATCAGAGCTTCATTGTTCCTTCTCAAAGATTTGAGCTTTTGGGAGATTCCAAAGAGTTTCTTACGACATACACATTTGGCACTCATACAGCAAAGCACTTATTCTGTAAGGTTTGCGGCATCACCTCATTCTATATTCCACGATCAAATCCAGATGGAATTGCAGTTACGTTCAGGTGCGTCGACCCAGGAACCCTGTCCCATGTTGAGATTAAGCTTTTATGA